The proteins below come from a single Ovis aries strain OAR_USU_Benz2616 breed Rambouillet chromosome 18, ARS-UI_Ramb_v3.0, whole genome shotgun sequence genomic window:
- the FSCB gene encoding LOW QUALITY PROTEIN: fibrous sheath CABYR-binding protein (The sequence of the model RefSeq protein was modified relative to this genomic sequence to represent the inferred CDS: inserted 1 base in 1 codon) produces the protein MVDKSQQTEVTEKKKQLSIPQSSCPKAAFSIGNIPGSKLNYEYHRVSSQLQQTWIKRKHVQDMADKSVQTEAIAEEKKEEIKLVCEAVVPEEKPAAVEVGPEFPESVQEVEVPPSRYSVQVKTDRSQQTTCTGDWTMMNFPQKEKVDKEQQTYFSESEVVVIGWPANSFSKSKEGAQKHKSSGNIFVSEHPEFQPTTSSNEEIRQQSISRTLSISPTKKXSPVPLEDEKDVPVEVQPPAAEEISAEEQLPLDEITEEELPVEVQPPPAEEAPLEVQPSPTEEAPGDEAPAKVEPMPDEEPLSEEPPAEEAPVEIQPSPVEDTAGYEAHAKVEATSSEETLLKEPLTEVQPPSAEEAPIHEAPELQLSPAVESPAEEAPADTESPPAEEAPVEEAPEVQSPPAEESPAGEPTEVQSPPAEEAPAGESPEVQSPSAEEAPEEAAPEVQSPPAEEAPVGEAPAEAEPPPAEEAPAGESPEVQSPSAEEAPEEAAPEVQSPPAEEAPVGEAPEAQSPPAEEAPAEEPPEVQSPPAEEAPEEAAPEVQSPPAEEAPEKEAPEVQFVPPGQAPAEEPLEVQPLPAEATEEASEVQSLPTDEASAEEGLGFQSPAADKAPEEEAPEVQSPPAEEDPAEAAPEVQSLPADEASAEEATEEVQSLPTEEAPAEEAPAELQPPSAEETTSEMVSVEKQPSLTGEPFITPISLEEISVEVLLPPFEQTPADEALVENVSPVDQAPKEADVLVVKLESGTLDDKPKSEEPLERDTVPKDSSDTKNEGVSFEIQGVIHIELEQGPPPQLWSDRN, from the exons ATGGTAGATAAATCCCAGCAGACTGAagtgacagagaaaaagaaacaattgtCTATACCACAATCATCTTGCCCCAAAGCTGCCTTTAGTATTGGTAATATTCCTGGAAGCAAATTAAACTATGAATATCATAGAGTATCTTCTCAACTTCAGCAAACTTGGATAAAGAGAAAGCATGTACAGGATATGGCTGATAAGTCTGTGCAGACAGAAGCTAttgcagaagagaaaaaagaagaaatcaagttAGTTTGTGAAGCAGTGGTACCTGAGGAAAAGCCAGCTGCTGTTGAAGTAGGTCCTGAATTTCCAGAGAGTGTTCAGGAAGTAGAAGTTCCACCAAGCAGATACTCTGTTCAAGTCAAAACAGACAGATCTCAGCAGACTACTTGTACTGGAGACTGGACAATGATGAACTTTCCTCAAAAAGAGAAAGTAGACAAGGAACAGCAGACATACTTCAGTGAATCAGAAGTAGTGGTTATTGGATGGCCGGCTAATTCTTTTTCAAAGTCAAAGGAAGGTGCACAGAAGCACAAATCTTCAGGGAATATTTTTGTCAGTGAACATCCTGAATTTCAACCCACAACAAGTAGCAATGAAGAAATTAGGCAGCAAAGTATTAGCAGAACATTATCTATTTCACCAACCAAAA AGTCTCCTGTACCTTTAGAAGATGAGAAAGATGTTCCAGTTGAAGTACAGCCTCCTGCTGCAGAAGAGATCTCTGCTGAAGAACAACTTCCACTAGATGAGATTACCGAAGAAGAGCTTCCTGTGGAAGTTCAGCCTCCACCAGCTGAAGAGGCTCCTCTTGAAGTACAGCCTTCCCCAACTGAAGAGGCTCCTGGAGATGAGGCTCCTGCTAAAGTAGAGCCTATGCCAGATGAAGAGCCTCTTTCAGAAGAGCCTCCTGCTGAAGAGGCTCCTGTTGAAATACAGCCTTCCCCAGTGGAAGACACTGCTGGATATGAGGCCCATGCTAAAGTAGAGGCCACCTCATCAGAAGAGACTCTTTTAAAAGAGCCTCTTACTGAAGTTCAGCCTCCTTCAGCTGAAGAGGCTCCTATACATGAGGCCCCAGAACTTCAACTTTCACCAGCTGTGGAGTCCCCTGCAGAAGAGGCCCCAGCTGACACTGAGTCTCCACCAGCTGAGGAGGCCCCTGTAGAAGAGGCCCCAGAGGTTCAGTCTCCACCAGCTGAGGAGTCCCCTGCAGGAGAGCCCACAGAGGTTCAATCTCCACCAGCTGAAGAG GCCCCTGCAGGAGAGTCCCCAGAGGTTCAGTCTCCATCAGCTGAAGAAGCCCCTGAAGAAGCAGCTCCAGAAGTTCAGTCTCCACCAGCTGAGGAGGCCCCTGTAGGAGAGGCCCCAGCTGAAGCTGAGCCTCCACCAGCTGAAGAGGCCCCTGCAGGAGAGTCCCCAGAGGTTCAGTCTCCATCAGCTGAAGAAGCCCCTGAAGAAGCAGCTCCAGAAGTTCAGTCTCCACCAGCTGAGGAGGCCCCTGTAGGAGAGGCCCCAGAGGCTCAGTCTCCACCAGCTGAGGAGGCCCCTGCAGAAGAGCCCCCAGAGGTTCAGTCTCCACCAGCTGAAGAGGCCCCTGAAGAAGCAGCTCCAGAAGTTCAGTCTCCACCAGCTGAGGAGGCCCCTGAAAAAGAGGCCCCAGAAGTTCAGTTTGTACCACCTGGGCAGGCCCCTgcagaagagcccctggaagttCAGCCTCTACCAGCTGAGGCCACTGAAGAGGCCTCAGAAGTTCAGTCTCTACCAACTGATGAGGCCTCTGCAGAAGAGGGCCTAGGATTTCAGTCTCCAGCAGCTGACAAGGCCCCTGAAGAAGAGGCCCCAGAA GTTCAGTCTCCACCAGCTGAGGAGGACCCTGCAGAAGCAGCTCCAGAAgttcagtctttaccagctgatgaGGCCTCTGCAGAAGAGGCCACAGAAGAAGTTCAATCTCTACCCACTGAGGAGGCTCCTGCAGAAGAGGCCCCTGCTGAACTGCAGCCTCCATCAGCTGAAGAAACTACTTCAGAAATGGTCTCTGTTGAGAAACAGCCTTCACTCACTGGAGAGCCCTTTATTACACCAATCTCTTTAGAAGAAATCTCTGTTGAGGTTCTGCTTCCACCATTTGAGCAAACCCCTGCAGATGAGGCTCTTGTAGAAAATGTGTCTCCAGTAGATCAGGCTCCAAAGGAAGCAGACGTCCTGGTAGTAAAATTAGAATCAGGGACTTTGGATGATAAGCCAAAATCTGAAGAGCCTTTAGAACGGGATACTGTTCCTAAAGATTCATCTGATACCAAGAATGAAGGGGTTTCTTTTGAAATACAGGGTGTGATACATATAGAACTGGAACAGGGGCCTCCTCCTCAGCTGTGGTCTGATCGTAACTAA